From Leptolyngbya sp. 'hensonii', the proteins below share one genomic window:
- a CDS encoding tetratricopeptide repeat protein yields the protein MLNLSKEERETVPERETLVHHIVPVNPGSLKAEADKLLKQGVDSYQTGQYEVAIKFSQQSLALYQKLQDPQGEGQALGNLGAIHYALKDYTKAVDYSQRRLDIARDTGDLRGEGQGLGNLGNAYRHLKDHDKAITYSQRNLLVARELGDKRAEMAALNNLGLAYKALKDYVSAIDHERQSLEIAREIGDQQVEGQILKNLGNAYYALGDYLQAADYYEQRLKLAQEGKDRRVESQILKSLGSTYHALGDYRRAISYFQQRLEIARLIKDARGEEQILGYLGVVYEALGDYEKAVEAYEQRLMVARQLKDPQVERQSLGSLQVACYAIGNYAKAMEYSLSK from the coding sequence ATGCTTAACCTTTCCAAGGAAGAACGCGAAACAGTTCCAGAGCGGGAAACTCTTGTTCATCACATTGTTCCAGTGAATCCCGGTTCGCTGAAAGCTGAGGCGGATAAGCTCCTAAAGCAGGGGGTTGATTCTTACCAGACTGGTCAATACGAGGTTGCTATCAAGTTCTCGCAGCAGTCTCTCGCTTTATACCAAAAACTGCAAGATCCTCAGGGAGAAGGGCAGGCGTTGGGTAATCTGGGGGCAATTCACTATGCCCTGAAAGACTACACCAAAGCAGTAGATTACTCCCAGCGGCGTCTGGATATTGCCCGCGATACTGGCGATCTGCGAGGTGAAGGACAGGGATTGGGCAATCTGGGCAATGCCTATCGCCACCTCAAAGATCACGATAAGGCGATCACCTATTCTCAACGCAATCTTCTGGTCGCCCGGGAGTTGGGGGATAAACGGGCCGAAATGGCTGCCCTGAATAACCTGGGTCTGGCTTACAAAGCTTTGAAAGACTATGTCAGTGCGATCGACCATGAGCGCCAGAGCCTGGAGATTGCTCGGGAAATTGGAGATCAGCAGGTCGAGGGGCAAATTCTCAAGAATTTAGGGAATGCCTACTATGCCCTGGGAGACTATCTGCAGGCAGCCGATTACTACGAGCAGCGGCTCAAATTGGCTCAGGAAGGCAAAGACCGTCGCGTTGAAAGTCAGATTCTCAAGAGTCTGGGTAGTACCTATCATGCCCTTGGGGATTATCGTCGGGCCATTTCTTACTTTCAGCAGCGTCTGGAGATTGCCCGGCTGATCAAGGATGCTCGGGGTGAGGAACAGATTCTGGGCTACCTGGGGGTGGTGTATGAGGCCCTGGGGGATTATGAAAAGGCGGTTGAAGCTTATGAACAACGCCTGATGGTTGCCCGACAATTGAAAGATCCCCAGGTTGAGCGCCAGTCCCTGGGAAGCTTACAGGTTGCTTGCTACGCCATCGGCAATTATGCCAAAGCCATGGAGTATTCCCTTTCCAAATAA
- a CDS encoding PilN domain-containing protein, whose amino-acid sequence MYSLDINFLNDRPEYSSAGTSGSRPTATPVTGSRVPMFLGILVGIALPALVGGYWFVLQNQIQTLDAEKARLNATIGDLNEKLKQADVINAQAAEISKEADAIAGVFNFVKPWSALLQDISERVPPSVQLDLVQESGGVINLSGTARSYNEVNDFLLLLQKSPFLSADKTQLQGTQMVAFSGAFTLTGFPKEKTPSFKFPEVASYKIVTNLSQLGANDLIRELERKGSIGLVTRIRTLQEKGVIK is encoded by the coding sequence ATGTATAGTCTGGATATCAATTTTCTCAACGATCGTCCGGAGTACAGTTCGGCTGGAACCTCTGGGAGCCGACCTACAGCAACACCAGTTACCGGTAGTCGGGTGCCCATGTTTCTGGGGATCCTGGTGGGGATTGCTTTGCCTGCCTTGGTCGGTGGATATTGGTTCGTTCTGCAGAACCAGATTCAGACTCTGGACGCTGAAAAAGCCCGCTTGAATGCCACCATCGGGGATCTGAACGAGAAGTTGAAGCAGGCCGATGTGATTAATGCCCAAGCCGCTGAAATTTCCAAAGAGGCGGATGCGATAGCGGGGGTGTTCAACTTCGTCAAACCCTGGTCGGCCCTGCTGCAGGATATCAGTGAACGGGTTCCGCCATCGGTTCAGCTCGACCTGGTTCAGGAGTCTGGTGGCGTGATTAACCTGTCGGGAACAGCCCGGAGCTATAACGAGGTTAATGACTTTCTGCTGTTGCTGCAAAAATCTCCTTTTCTGAGTGCTGACAAAACTCAACTTCAGGGAACTCAGATGGTGGCCTTTTCGGGTGCATTTACGTTGACAGGGTTTCCCAAAGAAAAAACACCCTCGTTTAAATTTCCAGAGGTTGCCTCCTACAAAATTGTCACGAATTTGAGTCAATTGGGTGCCAATGATCTGATCCGGGAATTAGAGCGTAAAGGTTCAATCGGGTTGGTTACTCGTATTAGAACATTGCAAGAAAAAGGAGTCATTAAGTAA
- a CDS encoding CHAT domain-containing protein, giving the protein MFALNFRSPVRTSFLAPFIALLALASAPLPLQAIVPPPQLPLLAQANSDRVQEGSRLLDEGFAQLNNNQPDQALKTFQRARQIFKEIKSLPGEGYVLLNMGLVYMVQQDYQQADTLEKQALEIARQFKLTDLEARALINLGLIRFRQQDTARAIEYYQQSLPLTQQLKDTELELKVLINLGDTYVASQDYSQAIQTYEQGLKPAQASKNRPVELQLLAKIGDAYFGVADYLRMIDYYKQLLPLSQELKKPEFEVLVLGQIGVAYRELGDTTQAIQYLQQGLTLARKVDNRREEGRILGYLGDTYRLTGEYRQAIESGEQSLAIARQVKDRAAEQWALLNLGNVHNRIGEYGKAVDRYQESLKIARDLKDKPGEAQALNNLGEVYRLQKDYKQAAQRLNESLAISQALKLPLIEGNTLLNLGNIYLEEGNINKAIDYYQQTLNLARRIKDRQKELLALSNLGWAYVSIQDYPRSIESSRQALTIIRETKDRWAEGLALNNLGIGFWQSGDLANAEKTFLEAVVVRESIRAGLSDSSKVSLFETQTNVFHNLQRVLILQNKAAAALEIAERGRARAFVELLARRARGRQGMTSDEVSVKPIQMAEIQQIAKAQKATLVQYSVVQGNFTINGRQEARDSILYIWVVQPTGALTFRYVDLTPLWQKQETSLKQLVQISRAEIGVRGRLSFQENTEILAQANNTTQQSGTTNYEHLKQLHQLLIAPIADLLPQNPESRVIFIPQDALFMAPFAALQSQAGKFLIEEHTVLIAPSIQVLDFTHRQRQKMPGIGRSPLQDQDVLIVGNPVMPSILTPDGLRSEPLFSLPGAEKEAREIAALFQVQPLIGKQATKAVVKERIEKARLIHLATHGLLDDFTGLGIPGAVALAPSGQDNGLLTAGDILDLRLNAELVVLSACDTGRGRITGDGVIGLSRSLISAGAPSVIVSLWQVPDAPTAFLMTQFYKNLQKNPDKAQALRQAMLTTKLQYPDPKAWAAFTLIGEAE; this is encoded by the coding sequence ATGTTTGCCCTTAATTTTCGATCGCCGGTTCGAACCAGCTTCCTGGCTCCTTTCATCGCCCTGCTGGCTCTCGCGTCAGCCCCATTGCCGTTGCAGGCGATCGTCCCTCCCCCCCAATTGCCCCTGCTGGCCCAGGCCAACTCGGATCGGGTCCAGGAAGGCAGCCGACTGCTGGATGAAGGATTTGCCCAACTCAACAACAATCAGCCTGATCAGGCCCTGAAAACCTTTCAACGGGCCCGACAGATTTTTAAGGAGATTAAGTCTCTTCCCGGGGAAGGCTATGTTCTGCTGAACATGGGCTTGGTCTACATGGTCCAACAGGACTACCAGCAAGCCGATACCCTGGAAAAGCAGGCTCTGGAGATCGCACGCCAGTTCAAACTTACGGATCTGGAGGCGAGAGCCCTGATCAACCTGGGGTTAATTCGTTTTCGGCAGCAGGATACGGCCCGGGCGATCGAATACTACCAGCAAAGTCTCCCCCTCACCCAGCAACTTAAAGACACGGAACTGGAGCTGAAGGTGTTGATTAACCTGGGCGATACCTATGTGGCGAGTCAAGATTACTCCCAGGCAATTCAAACCTATGAGCAGGGGTTGAAACCTGCCCAAGCCAGCAAGAATCGTCCCGTTGAATTACAACTCCTGGCCAAAATTGGGGATGCTTACTTTGGCGTAGCCGATTACCTCCGGATGATCGACTATTATAAACAGTTACTCCCCCTCTCCCAGGAGCTGAAAAAGCCTGAGTTTGAAGTCCTGGTTCTGGGCCAGATTGGGGTGGCCTATCGAGAATTGGGGGATACGACCCAGGCGATTCAGTACCTGCAGCAAGGGCTTACCCTGGCCCGAAAAGTGGATAACCGGCGAGAAGAGGGCCGGATTCTGGGCTATCTGGGAGATACCTATCGCTTAACCGGTGAATATCGTCAGGCCATTGAATCGGGTGAACAGAGTCTGGCGATTGCTCGCCAGGTTAAGGATCGCGCAGCAGAACAGTGGGCACTGCTAAACCTGGGGAACGTTCATAACCGGATTGGGGAGTATGGAAAGGCGGTCGATCGTTATCAAGAAAGCCTGAAAATTGCCCGAGACTTGAAAGATAAACCGGGAGAAGCCCAGGCTTTAAATAACCTGGGGGAAGTTTATCGCTTGCAGAAGGACTATAAGCAGGCTGCCCAGCGGCTGAATGAAAGTCTGGCCATTTCTCAGGCTCTGAAACTGCCCCTCATTGAAGGCAATACCCTCCTGAACCTGGGCAATATTTATCTGGAAGAAGGCAATATCAACAAAGCCATTGATTACTATCAGCAGACCCTGAACCTGGCCAGACGCATTAAAGACCGGCAAAAGGAACTCCTGGCTCTGAGCAATCTGGGTTGGGCCTATGTATCGATCCAGGATTATCCTCGATCGATTGAGTCTTCCCGGCAGGCTTTGACGATTATTCGGGAGACCAAAGACCGCTGGGCGGAAGGATTGGCCCTCAACAACCTGGGGATTGGATTCTGGCAGAGTGGGGACTTGGCCAATGCTGAGAAAACTTTTCTGGAAGCAGTCGTTGTTCGTGAATCGATTCGAGCTGGTCTGAGCGATAGCAGTAAAGTCTCTCTGTTTGAAACCCAAACCAATGTTTTCCACAATTTACAACGGGTTTTAATTCTTCAAAATAAAGCGGCTGCAGCCCTGGAAATTGCTGAGCGGGGCAGGGCCAGAGCCTTTGTGGAACTGCTGGCTCGGAGAGCCCGGGGTCGTCAAGGAATGACGAGTGATGAAGTGTCTGTCAAGCCGATTCAAATGGCTGAGATCCAGCAAATTGCCAAAGCTCAGAAAGCAACCCTCGTTCAATATTCCGTAGTTCAGGGCAACTTCACGATCAACGGCAGGCAGGAAGCCAGAGACAGCATCCTTTATATCTGGGTGGTGCAACCCACCGGTGCGCTGACCTTCCGCTATGTGGATCTGACTCCCCTGTGGCAGAAGCAAGAGACCTCCTTGAAGCAACTGGTTCAGATCAGTCGAGCTGAAATCGGAGTCCGGGGACGGTTGTCCTTCCAGGAGAATACAGAAATCCTGGCCCAGGCCAATAATACGACCCAGCAATCTGGCACAACCAACTATGAACATCTGAAACAACTGCATCAGCTCTTGATTGCCCCAATTGCAGACCTGTTACCCCAGAACCCGGAATCCCGGGTCATCTTCATCCCTCAGGATGCTCTTTTTATGGCTCCCTTTGCCGCCCTGCAGAGTCAGGCCGGGAAATTTTTGATTGAAGAACATACGGTATTGATTGCCCCCTCCATTCAGGTTCTGGATTTTACGCACCGACAACGACAAAAAATGCCGGGAATCGGTCGTTCCCCCCTGCAGGATCAGGATGTGTTGATTGTGGGTAATCCTGTGATGCCCAGTATTCTGACCCCCGATGGCCTGCGATCGGAACCCTTGTTTTCTCTGCCAGGAGCGGAAAAGGAAGCCCGGGAGATCGCAGCCCTATTTCAGGTCCAACCCCTCATTGGCAAGCAGGCCACTAAAGCAGTCGTGAAAGAGCGCATCGAAAAAGCCCGCCTGATCCATCTGGCTACCCACGGGCTACTGGATGACTTTACTGGCCTGGGCATCCCAGGAGCAGTTGCGCTGGCCCCCTCTGGACAGGACAATGGCCTGCTGACAGCAGGTGACATTTTAGATTTAAGGTTGAATGCAGAACTGGTGGTTTTGAGCGCCTGCGATACGGGCAGAGGCCGTATTACCGGAGATGGGGTAATTGGGCTGTCTCGATCGCTGATTTCTGCTGGAGCCCCCAGCGTGATTGTCTCCCTCTGGCAAGTTCCGGATGCACCTACGGCATTTCTAATGACGCAGTTTTATAAAAATTTACAGAAGAATCCTGATAAAGCGCAGGCCCTGCGACAAGCCATGCTCACCACCAAGCTCCAATATCCTGACCCTAAAGCCTGGGCCGCTTTCACCCTCATCGGTGAAGCGGAATAG
- a CDS encoding type IV pilus secretin family protein, with protein MRQILGLGSIALSGVVMLAAARPAWADATQVTAVRTNVSAAGMQVLLETQGGDRPQVFSTKRGKVWMADVINTQLRLPATVAFRQDNPAPGIAAVEVFPLDTNSVRVRITGQNSPPAGQMIRTDRGLVISLAALPVTSQSAPGTGAPGTVAQTPNSTPPAPVGAPGPNPANPVAPNPALSPPFLPRAVAPPIGDIAVSAVDIAATDIDLGTAERVPRLVLRDAPVREVLSLLARAAGLNVAFSEASVGAAPGAPPAAGAAPATATTGPTISLDIENESVQDVFNYVLRLSGLQASKSGRTIFIGRSLPAEARNLILRTLRLNQLKASLPETNMVSTSNSSSSLTTAGGGQGGATTNSSLGRSSNYSQSLPVRGAMQILVGLGADSAGGGAVAPTASTTADLPLRGLTVTADNRTNSITLIGTPRVVDIATSYLTQLDVRKRQVAVNVKIVDVNLLNTDSFTSSFSFGVADTFVNVANGQATVNFGQFRPPNQAETRGSLLGQPVINNPFSSANTFLNFNSPQSLPLGQGIDTIFNGALINSQAINSTVFPATTRVGSDPFTAGISQFSPGTRDQSVTTITTDAGGNQVATTSFNRGTLPTVTQQLPSLFQFPQAFLLNLQAQITSGNAKVLTDPTLIVQEGSQSQVNLTSQVFSGFREERRTEGNLTTTSILPGSPIDVGVILNIAVDQIDDNGFVTLSVSPEVSAPGQTITDPNRNNLVIQQLVNRRRLETGIIRLRDGQTLILTGVIQEGDRVVTTKTPILGDLPLIGSLFRSTSKENTRSEVVVLVTPQIMDDSQQSGAGYSYTPSPDVRQILEQRNPGNR; from the coding sequence ATGAGACAGATATTAGGATTAGGTAGTATAGCGCTGAGCGGGGTGGTCATGCTGGCTGCTGCTCGGCCTGCTTGGGCGGATGCAACCCAGGTTACCGCCGTGCGTACCAACGTTTCGGCTGCTGGGATGCAGGTGCTTCTGGAAACCCAGGGTGGCGATCGCCCCCAGGTCTTTTCAACCAAACGGGGGAAGGTCTGGATGGCGGATGTCATCAATACGCAGCTTCGCTTACCAGCCACGGTAGCGTTTCGGCAAGATAACCCAGCGCCAGGGATCGCTGCTGTAGAGGTGTTTCCTCTAGATACCAACAGCGTTCGGGTTCGGATTACGGGTCAGAACAGTCCTCCAGCAGGGCAAATGATTCGGACCGATCGGGGGCTGGTGATTAGTCTGGCCGCCCTTCCGGTTACCTCCCAGTCCGCCCCTGGGACTGGGGCACCAGGAACCGTGGCTCAGACGCCCAATTCAACCCCCCCCGCGCCAGTAGGAGCCCCTGGCCCTAACCCGGCTAATCCGGTTGCGCCTAATCCGGCCCTATCTCCCCCGTTCTTGCCCCGGGCTGTAGCTCCCCCGATCGGGGATATTGCGGTTTCTGCAGTGGATATTGCAGCGACAGATATCGACTTGGGCACGGCGGAGCGGGTGCCTCGCCTGGTGTTACGAGATGCGCCAGTACGAGAAGTCCTGTCCTTGCTAGCCCGTGCTGCCGGACTCAACGTTGCGTTTTCAGAAGCATCGGTTGGAGCGGCTCCTGGAGCCCCTCCTGCGGCTGGAGCCGCTCCTGCTACGGCAACGACCGGACCAACGATTTCTCTGGATATTGAGAATGAATCGGTTCAGGATGTCTTCAACTATGTCCTGCGATTGAGCGGGTTGCAGGCGAGTAAGTCTGGCCGCACCATCTTCATTGGTCGATCGTTGCCTGCCGAAGCTCGGAATCTGATCCTGCGGACTTTGCGCCTGAATCAGTTGAAAGCCTCCTTGCCAGAGACCAATATGGTAAGCACCAGTAACAGTTCCTCCAGCCTGACAACGGCTGGGGGTGGCCAGGGTGGTGCAACGACTAATAGTTCCCTGGGGCGAAGCTCCAACTATTCCCAGAGCCTGCCGGTGCGGGGAGCGATGCAAATTCTGGTGGGATTGGGAGCAGACTCTGCGGGTGGGGGAGCGGTGGCACCAACTGCCTCAACTACCGCTGATTTGCCCCTGCGCGGATTAACGGTCACGGCAGATAACCGGACCAATTCGATTACCCTGATTGGCACCCCCCGGGTGGTGGATATCGCCACTAGCTACCTAACCCAGTTGGATGTGCGGAAGCGCCAGGTGGCCGTTAACGTCAAAATTGTGGACGTTAACCTGCTGAATACAGACTCCTTTACCTCCAGCTTCTCCTTTGGGGTGGCCGACACCTTTGTCAACGTGGCCAATGGACAGGCGACCGTTAACTTTGGCCAGTTCCGGCCCCCAAATCAAGCAGAAACACGGGGGAGTTTATTGGGTCAACCCGTCATCAACAACCCCTTCTCTTCTGCCAATACATTCCTTAACTTCAATTCACCGCAATCCTTACCCTTGGGCCAGGGGATCGACACCATCTTTAATGGTGCCTTGATTAATAGCCAGGCTATCAATAGCACGGTTTTCCCAGCTACCACAAGGGTGGGCTCTGATCCTTTCACCGCCGGGATTAGCCAGTTTTCACCCGGTACTCGTGACCAGTCGGTGACAACTATTACGACGGATGCTGGGGGTAATCAGGTGGCTACGACATCTTTTAACCGAGGTACCCTGCCCACGGTCACCCAGCAGTTACCCAGTCTCTTCCAGTTTCCCCAGGCCTTCCTACTGAACTTGCAGGCCCAGATTACCTCTGGCAATGCCAAGGTGCTGACGGACCCGACCCTGATTGTGCAGGAAGGGAGCCAGTCCCAGGTGAACCTGACCTCCCAGGTGTTCTCCGGCTTCCGGGAAGAACGCCGCACAGAAGGCAACTTGACAACCACCTCGATTTTGCCAGGTTCTCCGATCGATGTTGGGGTGATCCTCAATATCGCCGTGGACCAGATTGATGACAACGGGTTTGTCACCCTCTCGGTTTCGCCAGAGGTCAGTGCGCCAGGTCAGACCATTACGGACCCGAACCGGAACAACCTGGTGATTCAGCAACTGGTAAACCGCCGTCGTCTGGAAACGGGGATCATTCGTCTCCGGGATGGCCAGACCCTGATTCTGACTGGAGTCATTCAAGAGGGCGATCGGGTCGTGACCACGAAAACCCCAATTCTCGGAGATCTGCCTCTGATTGGTTCCCTGTTCCGGAGTACCAGTAAGGAGAATACCCGGAGTGAAGTCGTCGTTCTGGTAACACCCCAGATTATGGATGATTCCCAGCAGTCGGGGGCAGGCTACAGCTATACGCCCAGCCCGGATGTGCGCCAGATCCTGGAACAACGTAATCCAGGCAATCGCTAG
- a CDS encoding sugar ABC transporter substrate-binding protein: MKIWKRFGIFALLGLLMSWMISCGGNPSGSGQGPTSGKQEIEFWTMQLQPQFTDYFQTLIATFEKQNPEVKVRWLDVPWAAMESKILTSVAANTAPDVVNLNPGFASELAARNAWLTLDEKVSPAEKQAYLPNIWKASTIGGKTFGLPWYLTARVAIYNRELFKQAGVNQPPATYRELAQVAKQIKDKTGKYAFFATVVPEDSGEVLESFVQMGVDLLDPNGKAAFNTPKGKAVFQYWTDLYKTGLLPREALTQGHRQAIELYQAGETAILASGPEFLNSIAKNAPTIAQVSTSAPQITGETGKKNVAVMNLVIPKSTKHPDAALKFALFVTNNENQLTFAKAANVLPSTVKALQDSYFTKQPANASPVDQARAVSASQMKNAEVLVPAVKDIKLLQKLIYTNLQAAMLDQKTVDQAITDAAQAWDQRS; the protein is encoded by the coding sequence ATGAAAATCTGGAAGCGATTCGGCATATTTGCCCTCCTGGGACTGTTAATGAGCTGGATGATTAGCTGTGGTGGCAATCCATCTGGATCGGGTCAGGGGCCTACCTCTGGCAAGCAGGAAATTGAGTTCTGGACAATGCAACTCCAGCCCCAATTTACAGACTATTTCCAGACGCTGATTGCTACCTTTGAAAAGCAAAATCCAGAGGTCAAAGTTCGCTGGTTAGATGTACCCTGGGCCGCCATGGAAAGTAAGATCCTCACCTCTGTAGCTGCCAACACCGCTCCTGATGTGGTCAATCTGAATCCTGGTTTCGCTTCTGAACTGGCCGCTCGTAACGCCTGGCTAACCCTGGATGAAAAGGTCAGTCCTGCCGAGAAACAGGCTTATTTACCCAATATCTGGAAAGCCAGCACCATCGGTGGCAAAACCTTTGGCCTCCCCTGGTATCTCACAGCCCGAGTGGCCATCTACAATCGGGAACTGTTCAAACAGGCGGGTGTCAATCAACCCCCCGCCACCTACCGTGAGTTGGCCCAGGTTGCCAAACAGATTAAGGACAAAACTGGCAAGTACGCCTTTTTTGCGACGGTTGTCCCAGAAGATTCTGGTGAAGTTCTGGAATCCTTTGTCCAGATGGGGGTTGATCTGCTAGATCCGAATGGGAAAGCAGCCTTCAATACCCCCAAAGGGAAAGCCGTTTTTCAATACTGGACCGATCTCTACAAGACTGGCCTGCTCCCTCGGGAAGCCCTGACTCAAGGACATCGCCAGGCGATCGAGTTATACCAGGCTGGGGAAACCGCTATTTTGGCTTCAGGACCGGAATTTTTGAACTCGATCGCGAAGAATGCCCCCACGATCGCTCAGGTCTCTACCTCTGCCCCTCAAATTACCGGTGAAACTGGGAAGAAAAACGTGGCTGTGATGAACCTGGTGATTCCTAAAAGCACCAAACATCCGGATGCTGCCCTCAAGTTTGCCCTGTTTGTCACGAACAACGAGAACCAGCTCACCTTCGCCAAAGCTGCCAATGTGCTCCCTTCCACGGTGAAGGCTTTACAAGATAGTTACTTCACAAAACAACCTGCTAATGCGTCTCCTGTTGATCAGGCCCGCGCCGTCAGCGCCAGTCAAATGAAAAATGCAGAAGTGTTGGTGCCAGCGGTGAAAGATATCAAACTTCTGCAAAAGCTCATCTACACGAACCTGCAGGCTGCCATGCTGGATCAGAAGACCGTAGATCAAGCGATCACAGACGCAGCCCAGGCCTGGGACCAACGCAGCTAG
- the pilM gene encoding type IV pilus assembly protein PilM: protein MVSALTGLFSKRTKGVGIELTPDRVNVAQLKKQGQGFKLTTLSSVEVPEGIMQEGQIADPTAMAGIIQTALEQSKLKVKRASTAIPGREAVTRLIPVPAELDDRELREMVLNQEAGLYLTFPRDEADVDFQKLGSFVDEDGIEKVHVLLVATRKEVTDTYLNTFEQAGLQVDILEVTSFALIRSIREQLRNFAPQEAVAIADIEFESTEISIVVDGVPQFSRTVPIGTFQIQSSLNRAMNLPPSRDTELLKGMTIPVMPGENTIGSTSKMGGTNPGSAAMLRVLGELADELRRSIDFYLNQGDNQEVAQLLLAGPGGGLGQLDDFFSQRLSLPASQIDPIAALQLEVESEIAQVDRPGLGIVLGLGLREI, encoded by the coding sequence GTGGTTAGTGCTCTGACAGGTCTATTTTCAAAGCGGACGAAAGGGGTCGGTATCGAGCTGACTCCAGATCGAGTGAACGTCGCTCAGCTCAAAAAACAGGGGCAGGGATTTAAACTGACCACCTTATCCTCTGTAGAAGTACCGGAAGGAATTATGCAGGAGGGGCAAATTGCTGACCCAACTGCCATGGCCGGCATTATTCAAACGGCTCTAGAGCAGAGCAAGTTGAAGGTGAAGCGGGCCTCTACTGCCATACCGGGGCGGGAAGCCGTGACCCGGTTGATCCCTGTGCCAGCAGAACTGGACGATCGAGAACTCAGGGAAATGGTTCTGAACCAGGAAGCTGGCCTCTATCTGACCTTCCCTCGGGACGAGGCAGATGTGGATTTTCAGAAGCTGGGTTCCTTTGTCGATGAAGATGGAATTGAGAAGGTTCATGTTTTGCTGGTCGCGACCCGCAAAGAGGTGACAGATACCTATCTCAATACCTTTGAACAGGCTGGATTGCAGGTAGACATCCTGGAAGTGACCAGTTTTGCTCTGATTCGTAGCATTCGCGAACAACTGCGGAACTTTGCACCTCAAGAAGCGGTTGCGATTGCAGATATTGAGTTTGAGAGCACAGAGATCTCCATCGTGGTGGATGGAGTCCCTCAGTTTTCTCGTACCGTTCCGATCGGAACCTTTCAGATTCAGAGTTCCCTGAATCGAGCAATGAACCTTCCACCCTCCAGGGATACGGAGCTGCTTAAAGGCATGACGATTCCGGTCATGCCAGGGGAAAACACTATTGGCAGTACCTCCAAGATGGGGGGAACCAATCCAGGTTCTGCGGCCATGCTGCGGGTGCTGGGGGAGTTGGCGGATGAATTGCGGCGCTCGATCGATTTTTATCTCAACCAGGGAGATAACCAGGAAGTTGCCCAGTTATTACTGGCAGGTCCCGGTGGGGGGTTGGGTCAGTTAGATGACTTCTTCAGTCAGCGACTGAGCTTGCCCGCTAGCCAGATCGACCCCATTGCAGCGCTGCAGCTTGAGGTGGAATCGGAAATTGCTCAAGTCGATCGGCCAGGGTTGGGAATTGTATTGGGACTGGGGTTAAGGGAGATCTGA
- the cobD gene encoding threonine-phosphate decarboxylase CobD, with product MITVPKHGGNLVWAADLADCTPADILDFSASINPLGPPASAVAAIQAHLPALPNYPDPEYGALRQALSQVHHLPIEWILPGNGAAELLTWAGRELADLAATCIVTPAFGDYFRALQTFSGAVVSWPIDLAALGTSQTRLPLTVCPVAGSNQGLILSNPHNPIGQLLTRQDLLPYLETFALVVIDEAFMDFLPPDQQESLIDQVLDYPNLVILRSLTKFYSLPGLRLGYAIAHPDRLRRWQTWRDPWPVNSLAAAAAIAILQDTAFQQLTWSWLLRERAHLFQAMTAIPGLEPYPSAANFLLVRFQGSVAQLQECLLKQHRILIRDCQSFDALGDRYFRVAVKSPEANQRLIQALTEISHHA from the coding sequence ATGATTACAGTACCGAAACACGGGGGGAACCTGGTCTGGGCCGCTGATTTGGCTGACTGTACCCCTGCTGATATTCTGGATTTTTCGGCCAGCATTAATCCCTTGGGGCCACCAGCATCGGCAGTTGCTGCGATCCAGGCCCATTTGCCAGCCCTGCCCAATTACCCTGATCCTGAGTACGGGGCCTTGAGACAGGCCCTCAGTCAGGTGCATCACCTACCGATCGAGTGGATTTTGCCTGGTAATGGGGCGGCGGAATTACTCACCTGGGCCGGTCGAGAACTGGCGGACCTTGCGGCAACCTGTATAGTAACCCCTGCCTTTGGGGACTATTTCCGAGCGTTGCAAACTTTTTCAGGGGCAGTCGTGAGTTGGCCGATCGACCTGGCAGCCCTGGGAACTTCCCAGACTCGCCTGCCTCTGACGGTCTGTCCAGTGGCAGGCTCAAACCAGGGACTGATTTTGAGCAATCCCCACAATCCGATCGGGCAACTGTTGACGCGCCAGGATCTGTTGCCCTACCTAGAGACCTTTGCCCTGGTGGTGATCGATGAAGCTTTCATGGATTTTCTGCCCCCAGATCAGCAGGAAAGCTTGATCGATCAGGTATTGGATTACCCTAATCTGGTGATTTTGCGATCCCTGACTAAGTTCTACAGTCTTCCCGGATTACGGTTGGGCTACGCGATCGCCCATCCCGATCGACTGCGCCGCTGGCAAACCTGGCGGGATCCCTGGCCAGTGAATAGCCTGGCGGCGGCGGCGGCGATCGCCATCTTGCAGGACACCGCGTTCCAGCAACTCACCTGGAGCTGGCTGCTGAGGGAACGAGCTCATTTGTTTCAGGCCATGACCGCGATCCCTGGATTGGAACCCTATCCCAGTGCCGCCAATTTCCTGCTGGTCCGATTCCAGGGCTCCGTGGCTCAACTTCAGGAATGCTTACTCAAGCAGCACCGGATTCTGATTCGAGATTGCCAGAGTTTTGATGCCCTGGGCGATCGGTATTTTCGGGTGGCAGTCAAATCACCGGAGGCCAACCAGCGCCTGATTCAGGCCCTGACTGAGATCTCTCATCATGCATGA